A single genomic interval of Flavobacteriales bacterium harbors:
- a CDS encoding SufE family protein translates to MSTTTTLAQTQQELIDEFAMFSDWQDRYEHLIELGKDLPLIAPEQKTDDNLVRGCQSRVWLHAAPQNGLVHFTADSDAMITKGIVALLVRVFNDRTPQEILGASTEFIDQIGLRAHLSPNRANGLSAMIDQMKRYALAYSSKS, encoded by the coding sequence ATGAGCACCACGACGACATTGGCCCAGACCCAACAAGAGCTCATTGACGAGTTCGCCATGTTCTCTGACTGGCAGGACCGTTACGAGCACCTGATCGAACTGGGCAAGGACCTGCCCCTGATCGCGCCGGAGCAGAAGACGGACGACAACCTCGTGCGGGGTTGTCAATCGCGGGTATGGCTGCATGCCGCTCCGCAGAACGGCCTCGTGCACTTCACCGCCGATAGCGACGCGATGATCACCAAGGGCATTGTGGCGCTGCTGGTGCGCGTGTTCAACGACCGCACACCGCAAGAGATCCTGGGCGCATCAACTGAGTTCATCGATCAGATCGGCCTGCGGGCACACCTGAGCCCCAACCGCGCGAACGGGCTTAGCGCGATGATCGACCAGATGAAACGCTACGCCCTCGCCTACTCTTCCAAGTCATGA
- a CDS encoding SUF system Fe-S cluster assembly protein, translating to MTPEEKKQLEESIINSLKSVYDPEIPVDIYELGLIYDVVIHDDASVYIKMTLTSPACPVAGTLPGEVEQKVADVQGVKSAKVEITFEPPWDRTMMSEAAQLELGFM from the coding sequence ATGACCCCCGAGGAGAAGAAACAACTGGAGGAGAGCATCATCAACTCCCTCAAGTCGGTGTACGACCCGGAGATCCCGGTGGACATCTACGAGCTGGGGCTGATCTACGACGTGGTGATCCACGACGACGCCAGCGTGTACATCAAAATGACCCTGACCAGTCCGGCATGCCCGGTGGCGGGGACCCTGCCCGGCGAGGTGGAGCAGAAAGTGGCGGACGTGCAGGGTGTGAAGAGCGCCAAGGTGGAGATCACCTTCGAACCACCGTGGGACAGGACCATGATGAGCGAGGCGGCGCAGTTGGAGCTGGGGTTCATGTGA
- the sufB gene encoding Fe-S cluster assembly protein SufB — MAQDTDDILREVTEKEYAYGFVTDIESEKAAKGLNEDIVRFISAKKNEPEWMLEWRLEAYRIWEKMEEPHWAHVHYPKIDYQNAYYYSAPKKKPQLNSLDEADPELVKTFEKLGISLEEQKRLVGVAVDVVFDSVSVKTTFQAALKEKGIIFMSFSEAVKEHPDLVKKYLGSVVPRTDNYFAALNSAVFSDGSFCYIPPGVRCPMELSTYFRINEAMTGQFERTLLIADEGAYVSYLEGCTAPIRDEHQLHAAVVELVALKDAEIKYSTVQNWYPGDKEGKGGIYNFVTKRGLCLGERSKISWTQVETGSAITWKYPSCVLKGDNSIGEFYSVAVTNNRQQADTGTKMVHIGKGTKSTIVSKGISAGLSNNSYRGLVKIGRGAKGARNFSQCDSLLLGDRCGAHTFPYIESENPSAMVEHEATTSKIGEDQIFYLNQRGIETEKAVSLIVNGYCKEVLNQLPMEFAVEAQKLLAVSLEGSVG, encoded by the coding sequence ATGGCACAAGACACCGACGATATCCTCCGCGAGGTCACCGAAAAGGAATACGCCTACGGTTTCGTCACGGACATCGAGAGCGAGAAGGCCGCCAAGGGCCTGAACGAGGACATCGTGCGCTTCATCAGCGCCAAGAAGAACGAGCCCGAGTGGATGCTGGAATGGCGCCTCGAGGCGTACCGCATCTGGGAGAAGATGGAGGAGCCGCACTGGGCCCACGTGCACTACCCCAAGATCGATTACCAGAACGCCTACTACTACAGCGCGCCGAAGAAGAAGCCGCAGCTCAACAGCTTGGACGAGGCCGATCCCGAGTTGGTGAAGACCTTCGAGAAGCTGGGCATTTCGCTGGAAGAGCAGAAACGCTTGGTGGGCGTGGCCGTGGACGTGGTGTTCGACAGCGTGAGCGTGAAGACCACCTTCCAAGCGGCGCTGAAGGAGAAAGGGATCATCTTCATGAGCTTCAGCGAAGCCGTGAAGGAGCATCCCGATCTGGTGAAGAAGTATCTCGGCAGCGTGGTGCCGCGCACGGACAACTACTTCGCCGCGCTCAACAGCGCCGTGTTCAGCGATGGCAGCTTCTGCTACATCCCGCCGGGTGTGCGCTGCCCGATGGAGCTCAGCACCTATTTCCGCATCAACGAGGCCATGACCGGTCAGTTCGAGCGCACCCTGCTGATCGCCGACGAGGGCGCGTACGTGAGCTACCTCGAAGGCTGCACCGCCCCCATCCGCGACGAGCACCAGCTGCACGCCGCCGTGGTGGAACTCGTGGCGTTGAAGGACGCCGAGATCAAGTACAGCACCGTCCAGAACTGGTACCCCGGCGACAAGGAAGGCAAGGGCGGCATCTACAACTTCGTCACCAAGCGCGGCCTCTGCCTGGGTGAGCGCAGCAAGATCAGCTGGACGCAGGTGGAGACCGGCAGCGCCATCACCTGGAAGTATCCCAGCTGCGTGCTGAAGGGCGACAACAGCATCGGCGAGTTCTACAGCGTGGCGGTGACCAACAACCGCCAGCAGGCCGACACCGGCACCAAGATGGTCCACATCGGCAAGGGCACCAAGAGCACCATCGTGAGCAAGGGCATCAGCGCGGGTCTCAGCAACAACAGCTACCGCGGACTGGTGAAGATCGGTCGTGGCGCGAAGGGCGCGCGCAACTTTAGCCAGTGCGATTCGCTACTGCTCGGTGACCGCTGCGGCGCGCACACCTTCCCCTACATCGAGAGCGAGAACCCGAGCGCGATGGTGGAGCACGAGGCCACCACGAGCAAGATCGGCGAGGACCAGATCTTCTACCTGAATCAACGGGGTATCGAGACGGAGAAGGCGGTGAGCCTCATCGTAAACGGCTATTGCAAAGAGGTGTTGAACCAGTTGCCGATGGAGTTCGCTGTTGAAGCCCAGAAGCTGTTGGCTGTAAGCCTTGAAGGATCTGTAGGATAG
- a CDS encoding DUF2480 family protein — MSDQPIINKVASSGIITLDLEEMYPAGERVVFDLKPLLWQEIALKEDDLRAFCKEHNWSQYAGKLVSVHCSADAIVPTWANMLVATHLQPHAAFVTQGDADQLERAVFTRFVQQLDVEPYRNARVVVKGCSKLPVPLNAYVELSAKLLPVVKSLMFGEPCSTVPLYKAPKG; from the coding sequence ATGTCGGATCAACCCATCATCAACAAAGTCGCCTCCTCCGGCATCATCACCCTCGACCTGGAGGAGATGTACCCGGCCGGTGAGCGCGTCGTCTTCGACCTGAAGCCGCTGCTGTGGCAGGAGATCGCCCTGAAGGAGGATGACCTGCGGGCCTTCTGCAAGGAGCACAACTGGTCGCAGTATGCGGGCAAGTTGGTGAGCGTGCACTGCAGCGCCGATGCCATCGTGCCCACCTGGGCCAATATGCTCGTGGCCACGCACCTGCAGCCGCACGCGGCCTTCGTCACGCAGGGTGATGCGGACCAATTGGAACGCGCCGTGTTCACCCGATTCGTGCAGCAACTGGATGTTGAGCCCTACCGCAATGCCCGTGTGGTGGTGAAGGGCTGCAGCAAGCTGCCCGTGCCGCTGAACGCCTACGTGGAACTGAGCGCGAAGCTGCTGCCTGTGGTGAAGAGCCTGATGTTCGGGGAGCCGTGCAGCACGGTGCCGCTGTACAAGGCGCCGAAGGGGTAG
- the sufC gene encoding Fe-S cluster assembly ATPase SufC, with amino-acid sequence MLKIEGLHARIEGKDILKGLNLEVKPGEVHAIMGPNGSGKSTLANVLAGREEYEVTEGSVTYLGEDLLELAPEKRAWKGIFLAFQYPVEIPGVSNMNFLRTALNETRKANGLEELGGKDFLALVRERAKLVEMDADLMNRNLNVGFSGGEKKRNEIFQMAMLQPKLGILDETDSGLDIDALRIVAGGVNKLRSTDNAFIVVTHYQRLLDYIVPDVVHVMADGRIIKSGPKELALELEAKGYDWIKEMA; translated from the coding sequence ATGCTGAAGATTGAAGGACTGCACGCCCGAATAGAGGGCAAAGACATTCTCAAGGGATTGAACCTTGAGGTCAAACCCGGGGAGGTCCATGCGATCATGGGTCCGAACGGATCCGGAAAGAGCACCCTGGCCAATGTGCTGGCCGGACGCGAAGAGTACGAGGTGACGGAAGGCTCCGTGACCTACCTCGGTGAGGACCTGCTGGAGCTGGCACCGGAGAAACGTGCCTGGAAAGGCATCTTCCTCGCCTTCCAGTACCCGGTGGAGATACCCGGCGTGAGCAACATGAACTTCCTGCGCACCGCACTGAACGAGACGCGCAAGGCGAACGGCCTGGAGGAGCTCGGCGGCAAGGACTTCCTTGCGCTGGTGCGCGAACGCGCCAAGCTGGTGGAGATGGACGCTGATCTCATGAACCGCAATCTGAACGTGGGCTTCAGCGGCGGCGAGAAGAAGCGCAACGAGATCTTCCAGATGGCGATGCTGCAGCCCAAGCTCGGCATCCTGGACGAGACCGACAGCGGCCTGGACATCGACGCGCTGCGCATCGTGGCCGGCGGCGTGAATAAGCTGCGCTCCACCGACAACGCCTTCATCGTGGTGACGCACTACCAGCGCCTGCTGGACTACATCGTGCCGGACGTGGTGCACGTAATGGCCGATGGCCGCATCATCAAGAGCGGTCCGAAGGAACTGGCGCTGGAGCTGGAGGCGAAGGGCTACGACTGGATCAAGGAAATGGCGTGA
- the sufD gene encoding Fe-S cluster assembly protein SufD translates to MTTLTQTDPKTTVLPLLQASTWPNAAEALAQVNTLPVPTTRTEAWKYTRVGKLFKDAYSAPQGDATVALPARLPFDTTRIVFVNGHFRADLSDDLKADKGIVVDSLKNHLAHGPVKAHYGTLAPIGDRLFTAMNTAAPTDGLIILATKGTRTSKPIHVLHMSSGDRQLIQPRDLFMLHEGTSVEVIFEHIGTDASSSLVNSIRESVIGEGASLTIHLLQNEGNGPAHIGLDGVSIGAKGRFSIDTTTLNGSLVRNEVNVSLAGREAHAELNGVYLLNGTTHCDNHTYIGHDVPDCTSDELYKGIVAGKGTSVFNGKVYVAPDAQRTRAYQSNANILLGDDAKVYTKPELEIYADDVKCSHGCTIGRLDEKGLFYLRSRGVSEAEARKLMAHAFITEVVERIQNEEWKAVLTALIDNKLAHL, encoded by the coding sequence ATGACCACATTGACCCAGACCGACCCCAAGACAACGGTGTTGCCGTTGTTGCAAGCCAGCACCTGGCCCAACGCCGCCGAAGCCCTGGCCCAGGTAAACACCCTGCCAGTGCCCACCACCCGCACCGAGGCCTGGAAATACACCCGCGTTGGCAAGCTGTTCAAGGACGCATACAGCGCCCCGCAAGGTGATGCGACCGTCGCACTGCCCGCCCGCCTGCCCTTCGATACCACCCGCATCGTCTTCGTCAACGGCCACTTCCGCGCGGACCTCAGCGACGACCTGAAGGCCGACAAGGGCATCGTCGTCGACAGCCTGAAAAACCACTTGGCACACGGCCCGGTGAAGGCGCACTACGGCACACTGGCCCCCATCGGCGATCGTCTCTTCACGGCGATGAACACCGCTGCGCCTACGGATGGTCTGATCATCCTCGCCACCAAGGGCACTAGGACCAGCAAGCCGATCCATGTTCTGCACATGTCAAGCGGTGATCGGCAATTGATCCAGCCGCGCGATCTCTTCATGCTTCATGAAGGCACGAGCGTGGAAGTGATCTTCGAACACATCGGAACGGACGCATCATCATCACTCGTCAACAGCATCCGCGAAAGCGTGATCGGAGAAGGCGCGAGCCTCACCATCCACCTGTTGCAGAATGAAGGGAATGGTCCCGCACACATCGGCCTCGATGGCGTGTCGATCGGTGCGAAAGGCCGCTTCAGCATCGACACCACCACATTGAACGGTTCGTTGGTGCGCAACGAGGTGAACGTTTCCCTTGCTGGTCGGGAAGCGCATGCCGAACTGAACGGCGTGTACCTGTTGAACGGCACCACGCATTGCGACAACCACACCTACATCGGTCACGACGTGCCGGACTGCACCAGCGACGAGCTCTACAAGGGCATCGTGGCGGGCAAGGGCACCAGTGTGTTCAATGGCAAGGTGTACGTGGCGCCCGACGCGCAGCGCACCCGCGCCTACCAGAGCAACGCGAACATCCTGCTGGGCGACGACGCCAAGGTGTACACCAAGCCCGAGCTGGAGATCTACGCCGACGACGTGAAGTGCAGCCACGGGTGTACCATCGGTCGCCTGGACGAGAAAGGGCTGTTCTACCTGCGCAGCCGCGGGGTGAGCGAGGCAGAAGCGCGCAAGCTGATGGCCCATGCCTTCATCACCGAGGTGGTGGAGCGCATCCAGAACGAGGAGTGGAAGGCGGTGTTGACGGCCTTGATCGACAACAAACTCGCACACCTGTGA
- a CDS encoding iron-sulfur cluster assembly accessory protein, whose product MIKVSEPAKAEVTKLLGQEGRGPNHFVRVGVKGGGCSGLMYDLDFDNEMKEGDKVFEDNGVKVVVDKKSLLYLLGTTLDFSGGLNGKGFQFINPNANRTCGCGESFSI is encoded by the coding sequence ATGATCAAGGTCTCCGAACCCGCCAAGGCGGAAGTCACCAAGCTCCTGGGCCAGGAAGGCCGCGGCCCGAACCACTTCGTGCGGGTGGGCGTGAAGGGCGGCGGTTGCAGCGGCCTGATGTACGACCTAGACTTCGACAACGAAATGAAGGAGGGTGATAAGGTCTTCGAGGACAACGGCGTGAAAGTGGTGGTGGACAAGAAGAGCCTGCTGTACCTGCTGGGCACCACCCTCGATTTCAGTGGTGGCCTCAACGGCAAAGGTTTCCAGTTCATCAACCCCAACGCCAACCGGACCTGCGGCTGTGGCGAGAGCTTCAGCATCTGA
- a CDS encoding T9SS type A sorting domain-containing protein — protein sequence MRLLYSLALVSLSIAANAQVPSYVPTNGLIGWWPFSGNANDASGNGNHGVTNNASLTVDRFGNSNSAYSFNGVDQLIAGNINAISNTASTTVTAWMRYVGDAGGQPYDTYFQLGTYGSHTFAYAYEYGSQAFNLYSFCTYIPTVPLGNLNNAWHFVAIVDSETESFLYVDGNLLASGSGGPAGNCFQGSSAFSIGSANSVTDNQWVTGDLDDIGFWTRALTATEIDALYSAALVPPCVSTEVLTMTGLDASYQTTDGPATLTGTPPNGVFLGPGVSGVSFDPAAAGVGTHTIIYTYVDENGCVNSTGQCTSVSLGIGIGDEDNMPLQGVRVFPNPANGLFNLELELQGMVSLVVFDSRGRQVMNQTFMANGSKTLRVLDLSREAAGTYSLQVSTANGSVSQSLVRE from the coding sequence ATGCGCCTCCTCTACTCTTTGGCCCTTGTCTCTCTCAGCATCGCCGCAAATGCTCAAGTGCCAAGCTACGTGCCCACGAACGGGCTCATCGGATGGTGGCCATTCAGTGGCAACGCGAATGACGCGAGCGGAAATGGGAACCATGGTGTCACCAACAACGCGTCACTCACCGTGGACCGATTCGGCAACTCGAATAGTGCATACAGCTTCAATGGTGTGGACCAGCTCATTGCGGGTAACATCAACGCGATATCGAACACTGCCTCCACCACAGTAACTGCTTGGATGCGCTATGTAGGGGACGCCGGAGGCCAGCCCTACGACACATACTTTCAACTTGGCACATACGGAAGTCACACCTTCGCTTATGCCTACGAATACGGCTCCCAAGCTTTCAACCTTTACTCGTTCTGCACTTACATACCAACTGTACCCCTGGGTAACCTGAACAATGCATGGCACTTTGTCGCCATTGTCGACTCAGAAACAGAATCCTTTCTATACGTCGATGGGAATCTCCTTGCGTCAGGCTCCGGCGGTCCAGCTGGCAATTGTTTTCAGGGCAGTTCTGCATTCAGCATAGGGTCAGCGAATTCCGTCACCGACAATCAATGGGTAACAGGCGACCTCGACGACATTGGGTTTTGGACCCGCGCATTGACCGCAACTGAAATCGATGCGCTATATAGTGCTGCCCTTGTTCCCCCTTGCGTCTCAACTGAGGTGCTAACTATGACTGGTCTAGATGCGAGTTATCAAACCACGGACGGTCCCGCGACATTGACCGGAACCCCTCCCAACGGCGTCTTCCTTGGTCCTGGCGTTTCTGGTGTGTCGTTCGATCCGGCAGCAGCAGGTGTCGGAACTCATACCATCATCTACACCTATGTCGATGAGAACGGATGCGTGAACTCCACCGGCCAATGCACGAGCGTTTCTCTTGGCATCGGCATCGGCGACGAGGATAACATGCCGCTCCAAGGCGTGCGCGTCTTCCCCAATCCAGCCAATGGTCTGTTCAATCTCGAATTGGAACTGCAAGGCATGGTGTCCTTGGTCGTGTTCGATAGCCGAGGCAGACAGGTGATGAACCAGACGTTCATGGCCAATGGCTCCAAGACTTTGCGCGTACTTGACCTGAGCCGGGAAGCTGCTGGGACCTATTCACTTCAAGTGAGCACAGCCAACGGCTCCGTCAGCCAGTCCTTGGTGCGCGAATAA
- a CDS encoding amidophosphoribosyltransferase gives MSDVLQHECGIALIRLRKPLAHYAERHGTPFFGLQRMFLLMEKQHNRGQDGAGVASIKLDPLPGTPYIDRERSTDKQAIQKIFGRVQKGHEDALRLPGARPDDAEWLKAHVPFLGEVLLGHLRYATFGRDSLENCHPRRRLNNWITRNLVVAGNFNMTNVDELFNLLVSIGQHPKERSDTMTVLEKIGHFLDVENDRIAQIHRQLGYNDRQITQVVAEKLDVRQILVNSALDFDGGYALAGMIGHGDAFVLRDPNGIRPAFWYADEDVVVVASERPAIQTAFHVPTEAVHELTPGHALIIRKDGSYGEHLVREPREKRSCSFERIYFSRGSDRDVYQERIALGRSLCPAILEAVDHDLEHTVLSFIPNTAEVACFGMVRGLEDELDRIKARRILELGPAPDPDALARILALRPRMEKVAIKDAKLRTFITGDDTRDDLVAHVYDITYGTVRPGVDSLVVLDDSIVRGTTLRQSILRMLDRLGPRRIVVASSAPQIRYPDCYGIDMAKLGDLVAFQAAIALLKETKQENIIDDVYERCMADVDKPLGSMVNHVKDIYRPFSADRISAKITELLTPPGINAEVRILFQTIEGLHAACPGHLGDWYFTGDYPTPGGDRVALRAFINWRQGKNVRAY, from the coding sequence ATGAGCGACGTCCTCCAGCACGAGTGCGGCATCGCGCTCATCCGCCTCCGCAAGCCGCTGGCGCACTACGCCGAACGCCACGGCACCCCGTTCTTCGGCCTGCAGCGCATGTTCCTCCTCATGGAGAAACAGCACAACCGCGGCCAGGACGGTGCGGGAGTGGCGTCCATCAAGCTGGACCCCCTGCCCGGCACGCCCTACATCGACCGCGAGCGCAGCACTGACAAGCAGGCCATCCAGAAGATCTTCGGCCGCGTCCAGAAAGGCCACGAGGATGCCCTGCGGCTGCCAGGCGCCCGGCCCGATGACGCCGAATGGCTGAAGGCCCATGTGCCCTTCCTGGGCGAGGTGCTCCTGGGCCATCTGCGGTACGCCACCTTCGGCCGCGACAGCCTGGAGAACTGCCATCCCCGCCGCCGCCTCAACAACTGGATCACGCGCAACCTGGTGGTGGCCGGCAACTTCAACATGACCAATGTGGACGAGCTGTTCAACCTGCTCGTCAGCATCGGCCAGCACCCCAAGGAGCGCAGCGACACCATGACGGTGCTGGAGAAGATCGGTCACTTCCTCGACGTCGAGAACGACCGCATCGCGCAGATCCACCGGCAGTTGGGGTACAACGACCGGCAGATCACGCAGGTGGTCGCCGAGAAGCTCGATGTGCGGCAGATCCTGGTGAACAGCGCGCTGGACTTCGACGGCGGCTATGCCCTGGCCGGCATGATCGGCCACGGTGATGCCTTCGTGCTGCGCGATCCCAACGGCATCCGCCCCGCGTTCTGGTACGCCGACGAGGACGTGGTGGTGGTGGCCAGCGAACGCCCCGCCATCCAGACCGCGTTCCATGTGCCCACCGAGGCCGTGCATGAGCTCACCCCCGGGCACGCCCTCATCATCCGCAAGGACGGCAGCTACGGCGAGCACCTGGTGCGGGAGCCCCGCGAGAAACGCTCGTGCTCCTTCGAGCGGATCTACTTCAGCCGCGGGAGCGACCGCGATGTGTATCAGGAACGGATCGCCCTGGGCCGCTCGCTGTGCCCGGCGATCCTGGAGGCTGTGGACCACGACCTGGAGCACACCGTGCTCTCCTTCATCCCCAACACCGCCGAAGTGGCCTGCTTCGGCATGGTCCGGGGGTTGGAGGACGAACTGGACCGCATCAAGGCGCGCCGCATCCTGGAGCTCGGCCCCGCACCCGATCCCGACGCGCTGGCCCGCATCCTCGCCCTGCGGCCCCGCATGGAGAAGGTGGCCATCAAGGACGCGAAACTGCGCACCTTCATCACCGGCGATGACACCCGCGACGACCTCGTGGCGCACGTGTACGACATCACCTACGGCACCGTGCGCCCCGGGGTGGACAGCCTAGTGGTGCTGGACGACAGCATCGTGCGCGGCACCACCCTGCGGCAGAGCATCCTGCGCATGCTGGACCGGCTTGGTCCGCGGCGCATCGTGGTGGCCAGCAGCGCCCCGCAGATCCGCTACCCCGATTGCTACGGGATCGACATGGCCAAGCTGGGCGACCTCGTGGCCTTCCAGGCGGCCATCGCCCTGCTGAAGGAGACCAAGCAGGAGAACATCATCGACGATGTGTACGAGCGCTGCATGGCCGACGTGGACAAGCCGCTCGGCAGCATGGTGAACCATGTGAAGGACATCTACCGCCCCTTCAGCGCCGACCGCATCAGCGCCAAGATCACCGAGCTGCTCACCCCACCGGGGATCAACGCCGAGGTGCGCATCCTGTTCCAGACCATCGAGGGCCTTCATGCGGCCTGTCCGGGGCATCTGGGCGACTGGTACTTCACCGGCGACTACCCCACGCCCGGCGGCGACCGCGTGGCCCTGCGGGCCTTCATCAACTGGCGCCAGGGCAAGAACGTCCGGGCCTACTGA
- a CDS encoding cysteine desulfurase, producing MSTKAAPVSQAFNIAEIRSQFPILKELVHGKPLVYFDNAATSQKPRRVIKAESAYYATTNANVHRGVHTLSTKATEAQEAAREIIRKHINAKHAHEVIFTSGTTASLNLAAFSLGQLLWGSSPSRKALANEGDEVLISGMEHHANIVPWQLACERHGAKLKVIPITDSGELEPRRRDDATGSATSTFTERTKVLAISHVSNTLGTINPVKELVAEAKKLGIITVVDGAQAIAHLDVDVQDLGCDLYAFSGHKAYGPTGTGVLYGREELLERMPPWQGGGEMIDVVTFEKTTYAKLPFKFEAGTPHIAGIIGLGEAFRWMEDYDKAAMAKHEHALLEHATKELLTINGLRIIGTAKEKVGVISFVVEGVHHYDLGTLLDQQGIAVRTGHHCTQPLMERFGVSGTTRASFACFNTVEEVDVMVAATRKAVKMLR from the coding sequence GTGAGCACCAAAGCGGCACCGGTCTCCCAAGCGTTCAACATCGCCGAGATCCGCTCGCAGTTCCCGATCCTGAAGGAGCTGGTGCACGGCAAGCCGCTGGTGTACTTCGACAACGCCGCGACGAGCCAGAAGCCGCGCCGCGTGATCAAGGCCGAGAGCGCCTACTACGCCACGACCAACGCCAACGTCCACCGCGGCGTGCATACGCTGAGCACCAAGGCCACCGAAGCGCAGGAGGCCGCGCGGGAGATCATCCGCAAGCACATCAACGCCAAGCACGCGCACGAGGTGATCTTCACCAGTGGAACCACGGCGAGCCTGAACCTGGCGGCGTTCAGCCTGGGACAATTGCTGTGGGGAAGTTCGCCTTCGCGCAAGGCTTTGGCGAACGAGGGCGACGAGGTGCTGATCAGTGGGATGGAGCACCATGCGAACATCGTTCCCTGGCAGCTGGCGTGCGAACGGCACGGGGCGAAGCTGAAGGTGATCCCGATCACGGACAGCGGCGAACTTGAACCGCGACGACGCGACGACGCGACGGGTAGCGCGACGAGCACTTTCACCGAGCGGACGAAGGTTCTCGCTATCTCGCATGTCAGCAACACGCTGGGCACCATCAACCCGGTGAAAGAACTGGTCGCGGAGGCGAAGAAGCTTGGCATCATCACCGTGGTCGACGGGGCGCAGGCCATCGCGCACCTGGATGTGGACGTGCAGGACCTCGGCTGCGACCTCTACGCCTTCAGCGGGCACAAGGCCTACGGGCCCACCGGCACCGGAGTGCTCTATGGCCGCGAGGAGCTGTTGGAGCGCATGCCCCCCTGGCAGGGCGGCGGCGAGATGATCGACGTGGTCACCTTCGAGAAAACCACCTACGCCAAGCTGCCCTTCAAGTTCGAGGCGGGCACGCCGCACATCGCCGGCATCATCGGCCTGGGCGAGGCCTTCCGCTGGATGGAGGACTACGACAAGGCTGCGATGGCGAAGCACGAGCACGCGCTGCTCGAGCACGCCACCAAGGAACTGCTCACCATCAATGGCCTACGCATCATCGGCACGGCGAAGGAGAAGGTGGGCGTGATCAGCTTCGTCGTTGAAGGCGTCCACCACTACGACCTCGGCACCCTGCTCGACCAGCAGGGCATCGCCGTGCGCACGGGCCACCACTGCACCCAGCCGCTGATGGAGCGCTTCGGCGTGAGCGGGACCACGCGGGCGAGCTTCGCGTGCTTCAATACGGTGGAGGAGGTGGATGTGATGGTGGCGGCGACCAGGAAAGCTGTCAAGATGCTACGATGA